From the Lolium rigidum isolate FL_2022 chromosome 2, APGP_CSIRO_Lrig_0.1, whole genome shotgun sequence genome, one window contains:
- the LOC124690121 gene encoding protein FAR1-RELATED SEQUENCE 12-like produces MQAMSSASPEPVPPPPPAFSGRSIGSFEEVCGDYTPRLGQEFSSDHEAYEFYRYYASKLGFSIRREYANISKKTGEISSRKFACSREGFKALDKRTNYTRSPQPDTRTGCHASLVLRRKNENAKYKVYAFEPQHNHPLFIPSCANPSQRKLSDVEPLEAGNYVNARITSETEGRNCTLAENVVDSRKKIQNPLHIRRQSETRYGEAGALLNFLQDQSLSDPSFYHAVQLDAEDKVANIFWADGKMVTDSRQFGDVVSFEIVSRNNSSLRPFASFVGFNNYGETVLLGMALMYDATGESFQWLLETFMRAMSGGVPRTFFSHQDAVLAKAISFVMPETRHAICTGHLKQAAKKKLSHLIRGDCNFMKEFKACINDYEEEIEFFASWEAMISKYNLHDNVWLQKVFEEKEKWARPYMKQTFSAGMKNTQLNERLHSDVLDYLRSDVDIIFFLKRLQKVINDIRYRELEVEFSSRLKLPGFKIRAPILRQASEAYTDMIFQLFQEEYEEFQSAYIVNRDESGPCREYIVAIIEKERRYKVCGNPSEQSVSCSCRKFETLGFLCSHALKILDTMDIKYLPDCYLLKRWTKHGRCLTAPHVEGRKVQADTTSEFSSRYQYLCPVFVELVARASECEESYRVLDQCSVELRKKVEEILQKQTSIDASAPQPDVEDIQISLNTTDNESERAVDYSSSTRAKRPKKKGHKGMCPPSRCIGKGLQKKKKVQPEEPATQHTVWDAPTRPGNVFLQGIDLSQPFPMGQMNYEGNQEN; encoded by the exons ATGCAGGCGATGAGCTCCGCCTCTCCGGAACccgttcctcctcctccgcccgccttcTCAG GTCGAAGCATTGGCAGTTTTGAAGAGGTCTGTGGCGATTATACACCACGCTTGGGTCAAGAGTTTTCCTCTGATCATGAGGCATACGAGTTTTATCGGTATTATGCTTCGAAGCTGGGATTCAGTATCCGGAGAGAATATGCAAACATAAGCAAGAAAACTGGTGAGATATCCTCGAGAAAATTTGCTTGTTCAAGGGAAGGGTTTAAAGCCCTAGATAAAAGAACCAACTACACGAGATCTCCACAGCCCGATACAAGAACAGGATGTCATGCTAGTTTGGTTCTTAGGCGCAAAAATGAAAATGCGAAGTATAAAGTATATGCTTTCGAGCCTCAGCATAATCATCCTTTATTCATTCCGTCATGTGCTAATCCTTCGCAAAGAAAGTTAAGTGATGTTGAACCTTTGGAAGCTGGTAACTATGTTAATGCTAGAATTACCAGTGAAACAGAAGGCAGAAATTGTACTCTTGCTGAGAATGTTGTTGATTccagaaaaaaaattcaaaacccgTTACACATTAGGCGGCAAAGTGAAACCAGGTATGGGGAAGCTGGTGCTCTGTTGAACTTCCTCCAAGACCAATCTCTGTCAGATCCTTCATTTTATCATGCTGTACAGCTGGATGCTGAAGATAAAGTTGCGAACATTTTCTGGGCAGATGGGAAGATGGTTACTGACTCTCGTCAATTTGGTGATGTTGTCTCCTTTGAAATCGTCTCCAGAAACAACTCTAGCCTTCGACCATTTGCCTCTTTTGTTGGGTTTAATAATTATGGGGAGACTGTATTGCTTGGGATGGCACTTATGTATGATGCTACTGGTGAATCTTTCCAGTGGCTATTGGAGACTTTTATGCGTGCAATGTCTGGAGGAGTACCTAGAACTTTTTTTTCACATCAAGATGCAGTTTTAGCAAAGGCTATCTCATTTGTGATGCCTGAGACACGCCATGCTATCTGCACAGGGCACCTAAAACAGGCTGCAAAAAAGAAGCTAAGCCACCTCATCAGAGGGGACTGCAATTTCATGAAGGAATTCAAAGCGTGCATCAACGATTATGAGGAGGAAATTGAGTTTTTTGCTTCTTGGGAAGCTATGATTAGTAAGTATAACCTTCATGATAATGTGTGGTTACAAAAggtatttgaagaaaaagagaagtGGGCTAGACCATACATGAAGCAGACATTTTCAGCTGGAATGAAGAACACTCAATTGAATGAACGCCTGCATTCGGATGTTCTGGATTATCTAAGATCTGATGTAGACATAATTTTTTTCTTGAAGCGTCTTCAAAAAGTGATCAATGACATCCGATACAGAGAATTAGAGGTTGAATTTAGTTCGAGACTCAAGTTGCCAGGCTTCAAGATTAGAGCTCCTATTCTTAGACAGGCTTCTGAGGCCTACACAGATATGATATTTCAGCTTTTCCAAGAAGAATACGAAGAGTTCCAATCAGCTTACATTGTGAATCGTGATGAAAGTGGACCATGCCGTGAGTATATTGTTGCAATTATTGAGAAGGAAAGGCGATACAAAGTTTGTGGGAACCCTTCTGAGCAGTCTGTTTCATGCTCATGTAGGAAGTTTGAGACACTTGGTTTCCTGTGTAGCCATGCTTTGAAAATTCTAGATACCATGGATATTAAGTATCTGCCAGATTGTTACCTCTTGAAACGTTGGACCAAACATGGCAGGTGTTTGACTGCACCGCATGTTGAAGGTCGTAAGGTTCAGGCAGATACCACATCAGAATTTTCTAGCCGCTACCAATACTTGTGCCCAGTATTTGTTGAGCTTGTTGCTCGAGCTTCAGAATGTGAGGAATCCTACAGAGTGCTAGACCAATGTTCAGTAGAACTCCGGAAGAAAGTTGAAGAAATCTTGCAAAAACAAACCAGCATTGATGCATCTGCCCCCCAGCCTGATGTTGAGGATATCCAGATATCCTTAAACACCACTGACAATGAGTCAGAAAGAGCAGTGGACTATTCTAGCAGCACAAGGGCAAAGAGACCAAAGAAGAAAGGTCATAAAGGGATGTGCCCACCAAGTCGTTGCATTGGGAAAGGCTTGCAGAAGAAGAAAAAGGTGCAGCCTGAAGAACCTGCAACACAG